Genomic window (Lewinellaceae bacterium):
CATTTCCACGAAATAGGCCGGTATCATATACTCGGGCAGGGTGTTCGACAGGAAAGCGCGCAGTTCTTCAATGCCGGGAAGGGAGCATCCCGGCTTTGGAACCAGGTATGCGGCCAGTTGCTTACCAGCCCTCCCTTCATGGGCCGCCACGACGCAGGTCTTGACCGTTGCATGGGCCAGCAGGGCGTGCTCGATCTCTCCGGCCTCGACGCGGTATCCTCTGATCTTCATCTGATGGTCAATGCGGCCCAGGAATGCGATGTCGCCCTCGGGTGTCCATTGCGCCAGGTCGCCGGTGCGGTATAGTCTTTCTCCTGCTTTGAAGGGGCTGGGGATGAATTTTTCGGCCGTCAGCTCCGGATTGTTCAGATAGCCGCGGGCCAGGTTGGCGCCCCCCACATACAGCTCTCCGGCTATGCCAAAGGGCAGCAAGGCCTGGTTTTTGTCCAGGATGTAAAGCGAGGTATTGGGAATGGGGCCGCCGACAGGGATAAAGGCGGGCGGCTCTTCAAAGTGCCCCGGCACTTCATACATGGTAATGCAAACCGAACACTCCGTCGGGCCGTAAATGTTGAAATATCGTATCCGCCGGCGATAATGCAACACGTCATCCAGATGGGGGCTTTCCCCTCCGCTGATGATGACCCTTACGTGTTTCAGCTCGGGCTTTTTCAGCTGCGCCAGGTAGGCCGGCGGGATGGACAACACCGTAACCTGATGTCTTTCCAGAAAGCTCAGGAACCGCTCCGGCGTGTTCAGCGTCGCCTTATCCGCCATGATCAGGGCTGCTCCGGAAAGCAGCGTCATGAATATTTCGCCGATGGAAGCGTCGAAATTATAGCTGACGAACTGGCTGGCCCGGCCGTCGGGCCGCAGGCCGCACTTTTGGATGTGGCTGAGCGCCATATTCACCGCGCCCCGCTGCTCGATCATCACCCCTTTGGGCTGCCCCGTTGAGCCGGAGGTGTAGATGACGTAGGCCAGGCTTCGGCTGTCCGTAATGGTGGGGAGGTCGGCCGTATTGGTTTCCGGCGCTGTCTCCACCTGGAAAACGGGTAGCACAGCTTCCATCTTTTTACCCGTGGAATGAGTGGCCGCGTCCACCAGCAGGGCTTTTGCCCGGCTATCTTTCAGCATATATTCCGTGCGTTCCGCCGGATTATCCGGCGCAATGGGCAGGTAGGCCGCCCCGGCTTTCATGACGCCCAGGATGGCGATGATCATCCACTCGCTGCGCTCCAGCTGGAGGGCGATGATGTCATCGGCCTGAATATCGTAAGCTGTTCTCAGGTAGCGGCCCAGGCGGTTGGACTTCTCGTTGAGTTCCCGGTACGTCAGTTTTGTATCCGGGTCAAAAACCAGGGCAAGGGCGCCGGGCGCCTTTTCAGCCAGCGCTTCGAAGCGTTGAACGATGGTTTGGTCGAGGGAAAAATCAGCGGTTGTATGGTTAAACTGATGAAGTAGCCGATTCTTCTCTGCCTGGGGAAGGATGTCCAGGCGGGCAACCGGCGCTTCGGGATCGGCCAAAGCACTTTGGGCCAGGGTTTCAAAGTGGCCGAGCAGGCACTGTATCCGTTCCGCTGCAAACAGATCGGTATTGTAAGTGAGTTTGAGGGACAAGCCCTCGGGCTTTTGGACAAAGTCAAACGCCAGGTCAAATGGGCTGACGGCTGTTTCCATGGGTTCGGCCGTCACGGAGAGGCCATCCAGCGGTTGTAGGGCATCCTCCTGCCTGTTCAGCCGAACCATCACATCAAAAACCGGCGAGCGGCTCTTGTCCTGCGGGAGATCCAGCTCCGACAGCAGGCGGGCGAAAGGGTAGGAGGCATGCTCCAGGGCAGACTGAACCGTGGTGCCAGCTTTTTGCAAAAACGATAAAAAACTATCTTCACCGACAATGCGTTGCCGCAGCGCCAGGGTGTTGACGTACAATCCGGCCTGGCTTTGCAACTCCAGATGGTTCCTGCCCGAAACCTGAGTTCCGATGATGATATCCTCCTGGCCGGTATACCGGTAAAGCAATACATGAACCAGAGCGGCCAGGGCCGTAAACAGAT
Coding sequences:
- a CDS encoding amino acid adenylation domain-containing protein, producing the protein MPVLSGGMEGLSVAPDAIPAVSVQKAYALSYAQRRLWILGQIEGQPLVNNLSYKVNIKGELDIEALEKSLQLLFQRHESLRTNVAEGRQFIHPERHFKLKVRNVIDANEEKLRAYLQSLADYVFDLERDALLRVRLLITGPAEHLLVFTAHHIVFDEDSFHILAKDLFALYTACVQGAEQPLSTLPPLPAQYKDYAAWQNELLDSASMQAARAYWLEQLAPAEGRFPLLELPTGQPRPAAKTYHGATVEAAFGPALSKRLDQLARHQGADLFTALAALVHVLLYRYTGQEDIIIGTQVSGRNHLELQSQAGLYVNTLALRQRIVGEDSFLSFLQKAGTTVQSALEHASYPFARLLSELDLPQDKSRSPVFDVMVRLNRQEDALQPLDGLSVTAEPMETAVSPFDLAFDFVQKPEGLSLKLTYNTDLFAAERIQCLLGHFETLAQSALADPEAPVARLDILPQAEKNRLLHQFNHTTADFSLDQTIVQRFEALAEKAPGALALVFDPDTKLTYRELNEKSNRLGRYLRTAYDIQADDIIALQLERSEWMIIAILGVMKAGAAYLPIAPDNPAERTEYMLKDSRAKALLVDAATHSTGKKMEAVLPVFQVETAPETNTADLPTITDSRSLAYVIYTSGSTGQPKGVMIEQRGAVNMALSHIQKCGLRPDGRASQFVSYNFDASIGEIFMTLLSGAALIMADKATLNTPERFLSFLERHQVTVLSIPPAYLAQLKKPELKHVRVIISGGESPHLDDVLHYRRRIRYFNIYGPTECSVCITMYEVPGHFEEPPAFIPVGGPIPNTSLYILDKNQALLPFGIAGELYVGGANLARGYLNNPELTAEKFIPSPFKAGERLYRTGDLAQWTPEGDIAFLGRIDHQMKIRGYRVEAGEIEHALLAHATVKTCVVAAHEGRAGKQLAAYLVPKPGCSLPGIEELRAFLSNTLPEYMIPAYFVEMEALPTNIIGKIDRKALPAPTADNLAQKTGYAPPRDATEQTLAAICEEVLEMKPVGIYDDFFQLGGNSLNAVQLAELISEHFGVDYPLYLIFEYPAIAETARKIDTLRHQEQQQIAQPGIWFNPDANPLIFVLPPLFGLGVKYRELSHALPDVSLFCFDLIPADNWKEVYYDLIKKLQPEGPYVLMGYSIGGTLAFEVARYLESRGEAVSNLIFGHSIYPTEGEIPLQPTREFVAHNVLLLQDGLKEQNPLYQNSTIIKQAEKRVAAYKNLIANMDWTQKTRANIHQIVVRTVAEPNISLDWKPHTEGDFILHPAPGTHARLFQPPYVSAVAGIIRDILRTEEWHPGMLEELPVNWVIPRVN